One Mus musculus strain C57BL/6J chromosome X, GRCm38.p6 C57BL/6J DNA window includes the following coding sequences:
- the Prame gene encoding preferentially expressed antigen in melanoma, which yields MMMDERDPSSLLDLAIQSLLSNELVAIHSLGEIPRELFVPLFSAAFTGGYRKILTSMVKIWPFTCLHIGTLSVQEPQRELLKAMVESLQFLPAQDCSSGGPKLRILDVRQGVDCKTTCPDFGARSPTCFHGCTHSVHSILKLESQYSIVDLKPESQSAIQPMELLVDLSLDGTLREREFFALLLNKVQQSSGSLHLCCRDLQIDRFSYAKNALKFLDLTCIQNLTVDQASLSEVTTLLARMIYLDSLSLSKITYRSLHGKVFRVFLNYLGRMNCLKELNLSSFSLTDHLDSLLRALPPNLDFLYLPFCEISYRDLKFLSQSAQATHLKLLNLSNNPMYWDDCGPFQTLLQKLSDTLQHLAINHCHLTDAILSAILPALSKCSHLRVISFVSNPISMPMLLKILHYLTPLMELKYVIYPIPIHCYEQWQFHGRLDRQKLTDVQAQLKAMLQAAKRSDMNWITYSQ from the exons ATGATGATGGATGAAAGAGACCCATCCTCGCTTTTGGATCTGGCTATACAGAGTCTACTAAGTAATGAGCTTGTAGCAATTCATTCTCTGGGGGAGATCCCAAGGGAGCTTTTTGTTCCATTGTTCTCTGCTGCCTTCACGGGAGGATATAGGAAGATACTGACTTCAATGGTGAAGATTTGGCCTTTTACCTGTCTCCACATTGGAACATTAAGTGTACAGGAACCCCAGCGTGAACTCCTGAAAGCCATGGTTGAGagtcttcagtttcttcctgcCCAGGACTGTTCTTCTGG GGGCCCTAAGTTGAGGATCCTAGATGTAAGGCAGGGTGTTGACTGCAAGACAACATGCCCTGATTTTGGTGCCAGATCTCCAACTTGTTTTCATGGTTGTACTCACTCTGTACACTCTATTCTGAAGTTAGAAAGCCAGTACAGCATTGTAGATCTAAAGCCCGAGAGTCAGTCTGCAATCCAGCCTATGGAACTACTAGTAGACCTTTCCCTTGATGGTACCTTGAGAGAAAGGGAATTTTTTGCTTTGCTTCTGAATAAAGTACAGCAGAGCTCAGGGTCTTTGCACCTCTGCTGCCGAGATCTACAAATTGATAGATTTTCTTATGCCAAAAACGCTCTGAAGTTCCTCGATCTAACTTGCATTCAGAACCTGACAGTTGATCAGGCTTCACTGAGTGAAGTCACCACTCTTCTGGCTCGCATGATCTATCTGGACAGCCTGAGTCTCTCTAAAATCACTTATAGATCTTTGCATGGGAAAGTCTTCCGAGTGTTCCTCAACTATCTTGGGCGGATGAACTGCCTGAAAGAGCTCAACCTGTCTTCCTTTAGCCTCACAGACCATCTGGATAGCCTCCTCAG AGCCTTACCACCTAATTTGGATTTCTTGTATCTGCCGTTCTGTGAAATTTCTTACAGAGATCTCAAATTTCTATCCCAGAGTGCTCAGGCCACCCACTTAAAGCTGTTGAATCTTAGTAACAACCCAATGTATTGGGATGATTGTGGGCCTTTTCAGACTCTTTTGCAGAAGCTCTCAGATACCTTGCAGCATCTGGCCATAAACCATTGCCATTTAACAGATGCCATACTCTCTGCTATTCTGCCAGCACTATCTAAGTGTTCCCATCTCCGTGTGATTAGCTTTGTCTCTAACCCCATTTCAATGCCTATGCTCCTGAAAATTCTTCATTACTTAACACCTTTGATGGAGCTGAAATACGTGATTTACCCTATCCCTATACATTGCTATGAACAATGGCAATTTCATGGCAGATTAGACCGGCAGAAGCTCACCGATGTCCAAGCACAACTGAAGGCAATGCTACAAGCAGCAAAAAGGAGTGACATGAACTGGATCACTTATTCTCAGTAA